One stretch of Qingrenia yutianensis DNA includes these proteins:
- the pstB gene encoding phosphate ABC transporter ATP-binding protein PstB — translation MNGIISVKNLNLWYGQTKVLKDINIEIPEKSITALIGPSGCGKSTFLKTINRMNDLVPGVRIEGNVEYGGQNIFDPAVNVNELRKEIGMVFQKPNPFPMSIYDNIAYGPRTHGIKNKAKLDDIVEKSLKGAAIWDEVKDRLKKSALGLSGGQQQRLCIARALAVEPKILLMDEPTSALDPISTSKIEELASELKKCYTIIIVTHNMQQAVRISDNTAFFLLGELVEYGETEKMFANPKDKRTEDYITGRFG, via the coding sequence ATGAACGGCATAATTTCGGTTAAAAACCTTAATTTGTGGTACGGGCAGACCAAGGTGCTCAAAGACATCAACATAGAAATCCCCGAAAAAAGCATAACCGCGCTTATCGGGCCGTCGGGCTGCGGAAAATCCACATTTTTAAAAACCATAAACAGAATGAACGACCTTGTTCCGGGCGTCCGCATTGAGGGAAACGTGGAATACGGCGGACAAAACATTTTTGACCCGGCGGTTAACGTAAACGAACTGCGAAAGGAAATCGGTATGGTTTTCCAAAAACCTAACCCGTTCCCGATGAGCATTTACGACAACATCGCTTACGGTCCGCGCACGCACGGCATAAAAAACAAAGCAAAACTTGACGATATAGTTGAAAAATCATTAAAAGGCGCGGCGATTTGGGACGAGGTTAAAGACAGACTCAAAAAAAGCGCACTCGGACTTTCGGGCGGTCAGCAGCAAAGGCTGTGCATTGCGCGCGCACTTGCGGTTGAACCGAAAATTCTTCTTATGGACGAGCCGACAAGCGCGCTCGACCCGATTTCAACATCTAAAATAGAAGAACTTGCAAGCGAGCTGAAAAAATGCTATACTATAATCATAGTTACGCACAATATGCAGCAGGCGGTGCGTATATCCGACAACACGGCATTTTTCCTGCTCGGCGAGCTTGTGGAATACGGCGAAACCGAAAAGATGTTTGCAAATCCTAAGGACAAACGAACAGAGGATTATATTACGGGGAGGTTCGGATAA
- a CDS encoding sensor histidine kinase: MTKRIFRSTLAVAVCVFLAAAVIITGVLYNYFSASMQNQLKSQLELAYAATGREGVSYLENLQKSDYRLTLIGADGKVIYDTNADAGAMDNHADRTEIRDAVQNGEGESERFSSTLLEKTFYRAKKLSNGCILRISATQYSVLTLVLGILHPIVIIFVFAIILSALLSRRMSKKIVEPLNNLDLEKPLDNDVYDEISPLLLHIEQQNRRIKYQIEELKQNRKKFDAVIENMNEALVLLDEDEAVICANKSAMKLFNTDKSCIGRSFLLTDRSIDIDNAIKQADENGKSETSISRNGREYRVNVSKIGRRNIIGTVILAFDVTDKVFAERNRKEFTANVSHELKTPLQSVMGSAELIENGLVKTDDIPRFARNIRTEAQRLVALIDDIIRLSALDEKQQLEFENVDLLEIAKSTAEELKPMADAEDIKISLDGENTVIKGVRRLVYEIVRNLCENAVKYNKHGGEVKISVANDGKFAHFTVADTGIGISDEHISRVFERFYRVDKSHSKQTGGTGLGLSIVKHAADCLNAKVSIKSTLGEGTEITVDFPIN; the protein is encoded by the coding sequence ATGACAAAGAGAATTTTCCGCTCTACACTTGCCGTTGCAGTCTGCGTTTTTTTGGCGGCGGCAGTCATCATTACGGGAGTTTTGTATAATTATTTCAGCGCATCTATGCAAAATCAGCTGAAATCCCAGCTTGAGCTTGCGTATGCCGCAACCGGGCGCGAGGGGGTTTCTTACCTTGAAAATCTTCAAAAAAGCGATTACCGTCTGACGCTTATCGGAGCTGACGGCAAGGTTATTTACGACACAAACGCGGACGCCGGTGCAATGGACAATCACGCCGACCGAACCGAAATCCGCGACGCTGTGCAAAATGGCGAGGGCGAGAGCGAACGTTTTTCGTCGACACTCCTCGAAAAAACATTTTACCGCGCGAAAAAACTTTCAAACGGCTGTATTTTAAGAATTTCCGCAACACAGTATTCGGTGCTGACGCTCGTGCTCGGAATACTTCACCCGATTGTAATAATTTTTGTGTTTGCAATCATTCTGTCGGCGCTCCTTTCGCGCAGAATGTCCAAAAAAATCGTCGAACCGCTTAACAACCTTGACCTTGAAAAACCGCTTGACAACGACGTTTACGACGAAATATCCCCTCTCCTTCTGCACATTGAACAGCAAAACAGGCGGATAAAATATCAGATTGAAGAGCTAAAGCAAAACCGCAAAAAATTTGACGCGGTTATAGAAAATATGAACGAAGCACTCGTTTTGCTTGACGAGGACGAAGCCGTGATTTGTGCGAACAAATCGGCGATGAAACTTTTCAACACCGACAAATCGTGTATCGGCAGAAGTTTTCTTTTGACCGACCGCAGTATTGACATTGACAACGCGATAAAACAGGCTGACGAAAACGGAAAAAGCGAAACGTCGATAAGCCGAAACGGCAGAGAATACCGCGTAAATGTGAGCAAAATCGGCAGAAGAAACATAATCGGAACGGTTATTTTAGCATTTGACGTAACCGACAAAGTTTTTGCAGAGCGCAACAGAAAAGAGTTCACCGCGAACGTTTCGCACGAATTAAAAACGCCTTTGCAGTCGGTAATGGGCAGTGCCGAGCTTATTGAAAACGGCTTGGTTAAGACAGACGACATTCCGCGTTTTGCAAGGAACATACGCACCGAGGCACAGCGCCTTGTCGCGCTGATTGACGATATTATCCGCCTTTCCGCACTGGACGAAAAACAACAGCTTGAATTTGAAAACGTTGACCTTCTTGAAATTGCAAAGTCGACCGCAGAGGAATTAAAACCTATGGCGGACGCAGAGGACATTAAAATTTCGCTTGACGGCGAAAACACCGTGATAAAGGGTGTTCGCCGCCTTGTGTACGAGATTGTGAGAAACCTTTGCGAAAACGCGGTGAAATACAACAAGCACGGCGGAGAAGTTAAAATTTCGGTTGCAAACGACGGAAAATTTGCGCATTTCACCGTTGCGGACACGGGAATAGGCATAAGCGATGAGCATATTTCGCGCGTATTCGAGCGTTTTTACCGTGTGGACAAGAGCCATTCAAAGCAAACCGGCGGTACGGGACTGGGGCTTTCGATTGTAAAACACGCGGCGGACTGCTTAAACGCAAAAGTAAGTATTAAAAGCACGCTCGGCGAGGGCACGGAAATAACCGTCGATTTTCCGATAAACTGA
- the pstA gene encoding phosphate ABC transporter permease PstA: protein MLSNQISKKRKIYIGTLKTLMMLSVIITSALVLFLMIFVFAKGIPNISWEFLSTAPSYLTERIGILPDILNTVYIVIATLAIVLPLGVGAAVYLTEYASNKKIVAVIEYAAETLSGIPSVIYGLVGMLFFCRFLNMKTSLLAGSLTLVIMNLPTIMRTTQESLKTVPQSYREGAFGLGAGKWHVVRTVVLPGCVDGVITGCILSVGRILGESAALLFTAGFAHALNGMKDALGNAGATLTVALYVYAKEQGEFGVAFAIAAILMLLTLIINLAAALTGKYFEKRRNI from the coding sequence ATGCTTTCAAATCAAATATCAAAAAAACGAAAAATATATATCGGCACACTTAAAACGCTTATGATGCTTTCTGTAATTATCACAAGCGCGCTGGTGCTTTTTCTTATGATTTTCGTGTTTGCAAAAGGCATACCGAACATATCGTGGGAGTTTTTGTCCACCGCACCGAGCTATTTAACCGAAAGAATAGGCATACTTCCCGATATTTTAAACACTGTTTATATCGTTATCGCAACGCTTGCAATCGTGCTTCCGCTCGGCGTCGGCGCGGCGGTATATCTCACCGAATACGCGTCCAACAAAAAAATTGTTGCGGTAATCGAATACGCCGCGGAAACGCTTTCGGGCATACCGTCGGTAATATACGGACTTGTGGGAATGTTGTTTTTCTGCCGGTTTCTCAATATGAAAACATCGCTTCTCGCCGGCAGTTTAACACTTGTTATAATGAATTTGCCGACGATTATGCGAACGACACAGGAAAGCCTTAAAACCGTTCCGCAAAGCTACCGCGAGGGCGCGTTCGGACTGGGAGCCGGCAAATGGCACGTTGTGCGCACGGTTGTTCTTCCGGGCTGTGTTGACGGTGTAATAACAGGCTGTATACTCTCGGTCGGCAGAATACTCGGCGAATCGGCGGCACTGCTATTTACGGCAGGTTTTGCGCACGCATTAAACGGTATGAAAGACGCGCTCGGAAACGCAGGCGCAACGCTCACCGTAGCGCTCTACGTTTACGCAAAGGAACAGGGCGAATTCGGCGTTGCATTCGCGATTGCCGCTATACTTATGCTTTTAACGCTTATCATAAACCTTGCGGCAGCACTCACCGGCAAATATTTTGAGAAAAGGAGAAACATATGA
- a CDS encoding response regulator, whose amino-acid sequence MKIWCVEDDKSIRDIEVYTLKATGFDASGFEDGKTFFTALEAEIPDLVVLDIMLPDTDGVEILKRLKANEKTKDLPVIMATAKGMEYDKIQSLDLGADDYLTKPFGMLEMTSRIKAVLRRSAPKGGDYILSHGLLTLNLREHSVTANGENVTLTLKEFELLKLFMSNIGVAYTRGQLFNAVWGMDYCGETRTVDMHIRTLRQKIGVCASYITTVRGVGYRMEVNV is encoded by the coding sequence ATGAAAATATGGTGTGTTGAGGACGACAAGTCTATCCGTGACATTGAGGTTTACACCCTCAAAGCGACGGGCTTTGACGCAAGCGGATTTGAGGACGGCAAAACGTTTTTCACCGCGCTGGAGGCAGAAATTCCCGACCTTGTTGTGCTTGACATTATGCTCCCCGACACCGACGGTGTGGAAATTTTAAAACGGCTGAAGGCAAACGAAAAAACCAAGGATTTGCCCGTTATAATGGCAACCGCAAAGGGTATGGAATACGACAAAATTCAAAGTCTTGACCTCGGTGCGGACGATTATTTAACCAAACCGTTCGGTATGCTTGAAATGACCTCGCGTATAAAGGCGGTTCTGCGCCGAAGTGCGCCAAAAGGCGGCGATTACATACTCTCGCACGGACTTCTCACGCTCAATCTGCGCGAACATTCCGTTACCGCGAACGGCGAAAACGTAACCCTCACCCTGAAAGAATTTGAACTTTTAAAGCTTTTTATGTCCAACATCGGCGTGGCATATACGCGCGGGCAGTTGTTTAACGCCGTTTGGGGTATGGACTACTGCGGAGAAACGCGCACCGTTGATATGCACATAAGAACGTTAAGGCAAAAAATCGGTGTCTGCGCCTCGTACATCACAACCGTGCGCGGTGTAGGGTACCGTATGGAGGTAAACGTATGA
- the pstC gene encoding phosphate ABC transporter permease subunit PstC, with amino-acid sequence MKNTQLTFKKKLIDAENIIHAVFLILGLITVGSVLLITVYLIISGLPAILKIGFFKFMFGKTWASTASAPQYGILPFILTSIYGTGGAILIGVPLGFFTAVYLAKLAPKKLKNAVESAVSLLAGIPSVVYGLVGMLFLVPAIRKVFNLPDGSSLFAAIIVLAIMILPSIIKVSLTALEAVPKEYEDASLALGATDIETYFRVSVPAAKSGIAAAVVLGVGRAIGEAMAVMMVSGNAPNMPSIFESVRFLTTAVASEMSYSAGLQRQALFSIALVLFLFIMLINAALNFLLKRDKEK; translated from the coding sequence ATGAAAAACACACAACTTACATTCAAAAAAAAGCTTATTGACGCGGAAAACATTATCCACGCGGTGTTTTTAATACTCGGTTTAATCACCGTCGGGAGCGTGCTTCTCATCACGGTTTACCTTATAATTTCGGGCTTGCCGGCAATACTCAAAATCGGATTTTTCAAATTTATGTTCGGCAAAACCTGGGCGTCGACCGCATCAGCACCGCAGTACGGCATACTTCCGTTTATCTTAACAAGCATTTACGGCACGGGCGGAGCAATACTCATCGGCGTGCCTCTCGGCTTTTTCACAGCGGTGTATCTTGCAAAGCTTGCGCCGAAAAAGCTCAAAAACGCGGTCGAATCGGCAGTCAGCCTGCTCGCGGGTATCCCGTCGGTTGTATACGGCTTGGTGGGTATGCTTTTTCTCGTGCCGGCAATCCGAAAAGTTTTCAATCTTCCCGACGGCTCAAGCCTTTTCGCGGCGATAATCGTGCTTGCGATAATGATTTTGCCGTCCATAATAAAAGTGTCGCTCACGGCGCTTGAGGCAGTGCCGAAAGAATATGAGGACGCATCGCTTGCACTCGGCGCGACCGATATAGAAACATATTTCAGGGTGTCCGTCCCGGCGGCAAAAAGCGGTATCGCGGCGGCGGTTGTGCTGGGCGTGGGACGTGCAATCGGCGAGGCAATGGCAGTTATGATGGTATCGGGCAATGCGCCCAATATGCCGTCAATCTTTGAAAGCGTGCGCTTTTTGACAACCGCCGTTGCGAGCGAAATGTCCTACTCGGCAGGACTTCAAAGACAGGCGCTTTTTTCAATCGCACTGGTACTGTTTTTGTTTATAATGCTTATAAACGCGGCTTTGAATTTCCTTTTAAAGCGCGATAAGGAGAAATAA
- the phoU gene encoding phosphate signaling complex protein PhoU — MRSKFDMQLANLNKELIEMGALCEQVIALAAKSLAEGDIKTAKKIFPLDDEIDQKERDIESMCLKMLLQQQPVARDLRQISAALKMITDMERIGDQASDIAEIIGFMGERTDRKCGDIENMARAAIKMVTESVDAYVKQDVEIAKKVISHDDVVDDYFKKIKTELIEMISKNPDDGEYAIDLVMIAKYFERIGDHATNIAEWVEFSVTGIHKGVDEL; from the coding sequence ATGCGAAGTAAATTTGATATGCAGCTTGCAAATCTTAACAAAGAACTTATAGAAATGGGCGCTCTGTGCGAGCAGGTTATCGCGCTTGCGGCAAAATCGCTTGCGGAGGGCGATATTAAAACGGCGAAAAAGATTTTTCCGCTCGACGATGAAATAGACCAAAAGGAGCGCGACATTGAGTCTATGTGCCTTAAAATGCTCCTTCAGCAACAGCCCGTTGCGCGCGATTTAAGGCAGATTTCCGCGGCGCTTAAAATGATAACCGATATGGAGCGCATAGGCGACCAGGCGTCGGATATTGCCGAGATTATCGGATTTATGGGCGAACGCACCGACCGAAAATGCGGTGATATTGAAAATATGGCGCGCGCGGCAATAAAAATGGTCACCGAAAGCGTGGACGCGTATGTTAAACAGGACGTTGAAATTGCGAAAAAGGTAATTTCGCACGACGACGTTGTAGACGATTATTTTAAGAAAATCAAAACTGAGCTTATCGAAATGATTTCAAAAAATCCTGACGACGGCGAATATGCAATCGACCTTGTGATGATTGCGAAATATTTTGAACGTATCGGCGACCACGCGACGAACATTGCCGAGTGGGTGGAATTTTCGGTAACGGGTATTCACAAAGGTGTTGACGAACTTTAA